One Fusobacterium nucleatum genomic window carries:
- a CDS encoding formylglycine-generating enzyme family protein gives MKGLEDFQKEYMVFVRGGKYKKKVFNLEVCKYPVTQSMWENIMGYNPSRFKGANKPVEIVNWWEVLKFCNKLSEKYNLKPVYDLSQEEKGILKIIHLDGEIVEEDKSDFKNTEGFRLPTEAEWEWFARGGQKAIDEGTFDYKYSGSNNIDEVAWYYENSGAKNKEGTTQNVGLKEANQLGLYDCSGNVWEWCYDMSDDESIEDGIVYRTLKGAGWSSNLELYQNFFCTSENAIFEDNDIGFRIVRTIY, from the coding sequence ATGAAAGGATTAGAAGATTTTCAAAAGGAATATATGGTTTTTGTTAGAGGTGGCAAATATAAAAAGAAAGTTTTTAATTTAGAGGTATGTAAATACCCAGTTACACAATCTATGTGGGAAAATATAATGGGATATAATCCATCAAGATTTAAAGGAGCTAATAAGCCAGTAGAAATTGTTAACTGGTGGGAAGTATTAAAATTTTGTAATAAATTAAGTGAAAAATATAATTTAAAACCAGTCTATGATTTAAGTCAAGAAGAAAAAGGAATTTTAAAAATTATTCATTTAGATGGAGAAATAGTTGAAGAAGATAAATCAGATTTTAAAAATACAGAAGGTTTTAGATTACCAACAGAAGCTGAATGGGAATGGTTTGCAAGGGGAGGGCAAAAAGCTATTGATGAAGGAACATTTGATTATAAATATTCAGGAAGTAACAATATAGATGAAGTAGCTTGGTATTATGAAAATTCAGGAGCTAAGAATAAAGAAGGAACAACTCAAAATGTAGGTTTGAAAGAAGCAAATCAGTTAGGACTTTATGATTGTAGTGGAAATGTTTGGGAATGGTGTTATGATATGTCAGATGATGAAAGTATAGAAGATGGTATTGTATATAGAACATTAAAAGGAGCGGGTTGGAGTAGTAATTTAGAATTATATCAGAATTTTTTTTGTACTAGTGAAAATGCAATATTTGAAGATAATGATATAGGGTTTCGTATTGTTAGAACAATTTACTAG
- a CDS encoding C4-dicarboxylate TRAP transporter substrate-binding protein has product METKKSFMVLKFFLVFLLGLLFVACGKDKEEKQEVRVIKVSHVFQTSEPTHIYIQQAADRINERLKGQIEFQVYPNGELPSYKDAIEQVLRGSDFVSVVDPSYIGDYVPDFTALVGPMLYNSYEDYTKVTSSDFVKELEKKAEEKGIKVLSLDFIFGFRNIVTDKVIKEPSDLEGVKIRVPASKLWIDTFNALGANPVAMPWSETVSALQQKVIDGTETTFSFMSNSKLYELRKNVALSNHFLGTGGVYISTKVWDSFTDEQRKVIQEEITQAAKDNIAKMYELEEQYKEDIIKNGMILNEVNTEAFKEKTKKVFDEYPGFSQGIYQKIQDEIKK; this is encoded by the coding sequence ATGGAAACGAAAAAATCTTTTATGGTTTTAAAATTTTTTTTAGTCTTTTTATTAGGTTTATTATTTGTAGCTTGTGGAAAAGATAAAGAGGAAAAACAAGAAGTAAGAGTTATAAAAGTTAGTCATGTATTCCAAACTTCAGAACCAACGCATATTTATATACAACAAGCAGCAGATAGAATTAATGAGAGATTAAAAGGACAAATTGAATTTCAAGTTTATCCTAATGGAGAACTTCCATCTTATAAAGATGCAATAGAACAAGTATTAAGAGGTAGTGACTTTGTATCAGTAGTTGATCCAAGTTATATAGGAGATTATGTTCCAGATTTCACAGCACTTGTGGGGCCAATGCTATACAATTCATATGAAGATTATACAAAGGTTACAAGCAGTGATTTTGTTAAAGAATTAGAAAAGAAAGCAGAAGAAAAAGGGATAAAAGTATTATCATTAGATTTTATTTTTGGTTTTAGAAATATAGTTACTGATAAAGTAATAAAAGAACCTTCTGATTTAGAAGGAGTAAAAATTAGAGTTCCAGCTAGTAAATTATGGATAGATACATTTAATGCATTGGGAGCAAATCCAGTAGCTATGCCATGGAGTGAAACAGTAAGTGCATTACAACAAAAAGTAATTGATGGTACAGAAACAACATTTTCTTTTATGTCAAATAGTAAACTATATGAACTTAGAAAAAATGTAGCTTTATCAAATCACTTTTTAGGAACAGGAGGAGTTTATATTTCAACAAAAGTTTGGGATTCATTTACTGATGAACAAAGAAAAGTTATTCAAGAAGAAATAACACAAGCAGCCAAAGATAATATTGCAAAAATGTATGAGTTAGAAGAACAATATAAAGAAGATATTATAAAAAATGGAATGATATTAAATGAAGTAAATACTGAAGCATTTAAAGAAAAAACAAAAAAAGTATTTGATGAATATCCTGGTTTTTCACAAGGTATATACCAAAAAATTCAAGATGAAATAAAAAAATAG
- a CDS encoding TRAP transporter large permease has product MSSFIPIIVLFILFFLNVPIAFSLMGSALLFFAFINTNMDLDLIMQTFIRSAESFPLLAIPFFIMAGSVMNYSGISKRLMGMAEVLTGHFIGGLAQVNILLSVLMGGISGSANADAAMQCKILVPEMVKRGYSKSFSGAITAASSIVSPIIPPGIVLIIYSLLSNVSVARMFIAGYIPGILIAISLMIVVYIISKKRKYLPSREKRATFKEILKQFKDSIWALIMPFIIILGMRIGIFTPTEAGAMAVVVTTLIGIFIYKELKISNFGLILKETIYGTSTVMFIIIAANVFGSYLSWERIPYRLTETLLNFSSSPWLLLLIINLILLFVGMFIDGGAAMIILAPLLIPAALKLGIDPLHLGIVMVVNIMIGGVTPPFGSMMFLTCSLLDIKIQDFIKEVVPFIIALLVVLLLLTYLPQISLFLPNLLN; this is encoded by the coding sequence ATGAGTAGTTTTATACCAATCATTGTGCTATTTATTTTATTTTTTTTGAATGTACCAATAGCTTTTTCTTTGATGGGATCAGCATTATTATTTTTTGCCTTCATAAATACAAATATGGATTTGGACTTGATAATGCAAACTTTTATAAGAAGTGCTGAATCTTTTCCATTATTGGCAATACCATTCTTTATAATGGCAGGTTCTGTAATGAATTATTCTGGAATTAGTAAAAGATTAATGGGAATGGCTGAAGTTTTAACAGGACATTTTATAGGAGGTTTAGCCCAAGTTAATATTTTGTTAAGTGTTTTAATGGGTGGGATTTCAGGCTCAGCAAATGCAGATGCAGCAATGCAATGTAAAATTTTAGTTCCAGAGATGGTTAAAAGAGGTTATTCTAAAAGTTTTTCAGGAGCAATAACAGCAGCTTCTTCAATAGTAAGTCCAATTATTCCACCTGGAATTGTACTTATAATATATTCTTTGTTATCAAATGTTTCTGTTGCAAGAATGTTTATTGCTGGTTATATCCCTGGAATATTAATTGCAATAAGTTTGATGATAGTAGTGTATATTATTTCAAAAAAAAGGAAATATTTACCTTCAAGAGAAAAAAGAGCAACTTTTAAAGAAATTTTAAAACAATTTAAGGATTCAATATGGGCTTTAATTATGCCATTTATAATAATACTTGGTATGAGAATAGGTATTTTTACACCAACAGAAGCAGGAGCAATGGCTGTAGTTGTAACTACATTAATAGGAATTTTTATATATAAGGAATTAAAAATTAGTAATTTTGGATTAATATTAAAAGAGACTATATATGGAACAAGTACAGTTATGTTTATAATAATAGCAGCCAATGTATTTGGTTCATATTTAAGTTGGGAAAGAATTCCATACAGACTAACAGAAACATTATTAAATTTTAGTTCATCTCCTTGGTTACTTTTATTAATAATCAATTTAATTCTTTTGTTTGTGGGAATGTTTATAGATGGTGGAGCAGCTATGATAATTTTGGCTCCATTGCTAATACCAGCAGCATTAAAGTTAGGAATAGATCCTTTACATCTTGGAATAGTTATGGTTGTTAATATTATGATTGGTGGTGTTACTCCACCATTTGGTTCAATGATGTTTTTAACTTGTTCTTTATTAGATATAAAAATTCAAGATTTTATAAAAGAAGTTGTTCCATTCATTATAGCTTTATTAGTGGTATTACTTTTACTTACATATTTACCACAAATATCATTATTTTTACCAAATTTATTAAATTAA
- the metF gene encoding methylenetetrahydrofolate reductase [NAD(P)H] encodes MKIADIYKSKSLTTSFEVFPPNDKVGLEEVYNCLDVLSLEKPDYISVTYGAGGNTKGRTVEIANRIKSQNGVESVAHFTCIGSKKEEIDRVLENLERNNIENILALRGDYPVDRELEPGDFNYAKDLINYIHEKKGDKFSIGAAYYVEGHRETNDLLDLFHLKEKVNAGVDFLISQIFLDNEFFYSFRDKLEKLQINVPLVAGIMPVTNAKQIKKITSLCSCTIPKKFLKILEKYEDNPSALREAGLAYAIEQVVDLVASDINGIHLYTMNKPETAKKIIDATGIIRK; translated from the coding sequence ATGAAAATAGCAGATATTTACAAAAGTAAAAGTTTAACAACATCATTTGAGGTATTTCCTCCTAATGATAAAGTTGGTTTGGAAGAAGTGTATAATTGCCTAGATGTATTATCCTTAGAAAAACCTGATTATATAAGTGTTACTTATGGTGCAGGGGGGAATACAAAAGGAAGAACAGTTGAAATCGCTAATAGAATAAAGAGTCAAAATGGAGTAGAATCTGTTGCACACTTTACTTGTATTGGATCTAAGAAAGAAGAAATAGATAGAGTATTAGAAAATTTAGAAAGAAATAATATTGAAAATATTTTAGCTTTAAGAGGAGACTATCCTGTTGATAGAGAGTTAGAACCAGGAGATTTTAACTATGCTAAGGATTTAATTAACTATATTCATGAAAAGAAAGGAGATAAATTTTCAATAGGTGCTGCATATTATGTTGAGGGACATAGAGAAACTAATGACTTATTAGATTTATTCCATTTAAAAGAAAAAGTTAATGCAGGTGTGGACTTTTTAATTTCACAAATATTTTTAGATAATGAATTCTTTTATTCATTTAGAGATAAATTAGAAAAATTACAAATCAATGTGCCATTAGTTGCAGGAATTATGCCAGTAACAAATGCTAAACAAATAAAGAAAATCACTTCTTTATGTTCTTGCACTATACCTAAAAAGTTTTTAAAGATTTTAGAAAAATATGAAGATAATCCTTCTGCATTAAGAGAAGCTGGACTTGCTTATGCAATAGAACAAGTGGTAGATTTAGTTGCTTCTGATATCAATGGAATACATTTATACACAATGAATAAACCAGAAACTGCTAAAAAAATTATAGATGCAACAGGAATAATAAGAAAATAA
- the disA gene encoding DNA integrity scanning diadenylate cyclase DisA, with amino-acid sequence MTKQDLMDIIVKVAPGSPLREGIDYILDAGIGALIIIGYDDEVEKVRDGGFFIDCDYSPERVFELSKMDGAIILNDDCSKILYANVHVQPNNSYSTTESGTRHRTAERAAKHLKREVVAISERKKNVTLYKGNLKYRLKNFDELNIEVGQVLKTLESYRHVLNRSLDNLTILELDDLVTVLDVTNTLQRFEMVRRISEEITRYLLELGSSGRLVNMQVSELIWDLDEEEESFLKDYLDANTKPESVRKYLRSLSDSELLDIENIVVALGYNKSSSVLDNKIAAKGYRVLEKISKLTKKDIEKIVNTYKDISEIQEVTDEDLSAIKMSKFKIKALRAGINRLKFTIEMQR; translated from the coding sequence ATGACTAAACAAGATTTAATGGATATAATAGTTAAAGTTGCACCTGGAAGTCCTTTAAGAGAGGGAATAGATTACATTTTAGATGCAGGTATAGGTGCTTTAATAATAATAGGTTATGATGATGAAGTTGAAAAAGTTAGAGATGGTGGTTTTTTTATTGATTGTGACTATAGCCCTGAAAGAGTTTTTGAGTTATCAAAAATGGATGGAGCAATAATTTTAAATGATGATTGTTCAAAAATTTTATATGCCAATGTTCATGTACAACCTAATAATTCATATTCTACAACAGAGAGTGGAACAAGACATAGAACTGCTGAAAGGGCAGCAAAACATTTAAAAAGAGAAGTTGTAGCTATATCTGAAAGAAAAAAGAATGTTACTTTATATAAAGGGAATTTAAAATACAGACTTAAAAATTTTGATGAATTAAATATTGAAGTTGGACAGGTTTTAAAAACTCTTGAAAGTTATAGACATGTTTTAAATCGTTCACTTGATAATTTGACAATTCTTGAATTAGATGATTTAGTAACAGTTCTTGATGTTACAAATACTTTACAAAGGTTTGAAATGGTAAGAAGAATCAGTGAAGAAATAACAAGATATCTTTTAGAATTAGGTTCAAGTGGAAGATTAGTAAATATGCAAGTATCAGAACTTATCTGGGACTTAGATGAAGAAGAAGAAAGTTTCTTAAAAGATTATCTTGATGCTAACACAAAACCAGAATCTGTGAGAAAATATTTACGTTCCTTATCAGATTCTGAATTACTTGATATAGAAAATATAGTTGTCGCTTTGGGATATAATAAATCATCAAGTGTTTTAGATAATAAAATTGCTGCAAAAGGTTATAGAGTTCTTGAAAAAATAAGTAAATTAACCAAAAAAGATATAGAAAAAATAGTAAATACATATAAAGATATATCTGAAATTCAAGAAGTAACTGATGAAGATTTATCTGCTATAAAAATGAGTAAATTTAAAATTAAAGCTTTGAGAGCAGGAATTAATAGATTAAAATTCACAATAGAAATGCAAAGATAG
- a CDS encoding MATE family efflux transporter, with protein sequence MNSIGNVGKKTLLSLTIPIFLELLLVTIVGNIDTIMLGYYSDEAVGAIGGITQLLNIQNVIFSFINMATAILTAQFLGAKDYKRVKQVISVSLVLNVLLGIVLGGIYLFFWKSLLQKMNLPEELIGIGKYYFQMVGGLCVFQGIILSCGAILKSHGRATETLIINVGVNILNILGNALFIFGWLGMPVLGPTGVGISTVISRGIGCVVAFYMMCKYCNFTFRKKYIKPFPFKIVKNILSIGFPTAGEHLAWNVGQLMVVAMVNTMGTTIIASRTYLMLISSFVMTLSIALGQGTAIQVGYLVGAGEIKEVYNKCLKSVKIAFIFAFVTTLIVCLLRKPIMNIFTTNPDILEASLKIFPLMIVLEMGRVFNIVIINSLHAAGDIKFPMFMGIICVFVVAVLFSYIFGISFGWGLAGIWIANAMDEWIRGLTMYFRWKSKKWQNKSFV encoded by the coding sequence ATGAATAGTATTGGTAATGTTGGCAAAAAAACTTTGCTTTCTTTGACAATACCAATATTTTTAGAATTGTTATTAGTAACAATTGTAGGAAATATTGATACAATTATGCTTGGTTATTACAGTGATGAAGCAGTAGGAGCAATAGGTGGAATAACACAACTACTTAATATTCAAAATGTAATATTCAGTTTTATAAATATGGCAACAGCAATTTTAACCGCACAATTTTTAGGAGCAAAGGATTACAAAAGAGTTAAACAAGTTATAAGTGTTTCCCTAGTTCTCAATGTTCTTTTAGGAATAGTTTTAGGAGGAATATATTTATTTTTTTGGAAAAGTTTACTTCAAAAAATGAATCTTCCTGAAGAATTGATAGGAATAGGAAAATATTATTTTCAAATGGTTGGAGGACTTTGTGTATTTCAAGGTATAATTTTATCTTGTGGGGCTATACTTAAAAGCCATGGTAGGGCAACAGAAACCTTAATTATTAATGTAGGAGTAAATATTTTAAATATTTTGGGTAATGCTTTATTTATTTTTGGTTGGTTAGGTATGCCAGTTTTAGGACCAACAGGAGTTGGAATTTCAACAGTTATCTCAAGAGGGATTGGTTGTGTTGTAGCATTCTATATGATGTGTAAATATTGTAATTTTACATTTAGAAAAAAATATATAAAACCTTTCCCATTTAAAATAGTAAAAAATATTCTATCAATAGGTTTCCCAACTGCTGGTGAACACCTTGCTTGGAATGTTGGACAACTTATGGTAGTAGCCATGGTAAATACTATGGGAACAACAATTATTGCTTCTCGTACATATCTTATGTTGATAAGTAGCTTTGTTATGACTTTATCAATAGCATTAGGACAAGGGACAGCAATACAAGTTGGATATTTAGTTGGTGCAGGAGAAATAAAAGAAGTTTATAATAAATGCTTAAAAAGTGTAAAAATTGCTTTTATATTTGCCTTTGTTACAACTTTAATAGTCTGCCTTTTAAGAAAACCAATTATGAATATTTTTACAACTAATCCAGATATTTTAGAAGCCTCATTAAAAATATTTCCTTTGATGATTGTACTAGAGATGGGTAGAGTATTCAATATAGTTATAATAAATTCACTTCATGCAGCAGGAGATATTAAATTTCCTATGTTTATGGGAATAATTTGTGTATTTGTAGTGGCGGTTCTATTTTCATATATATTTGGAATTTCATTTGGATGGGGACTTGCTGGAATATGGATAGCAAATGCAATGGATGAGTGGATTAGAGGGCTTACAATGTACTTTAGATGGAAGAGTAAAAAATGGCAAAATAAAAGTTTTGTATAG
- a CDS encoding sugar phosphate isomerase/epimerase, with amino-acid sequence MSKNIIHISDLIFYDKPYNEILEFLKENNIKNLEFFIEPLDEEYTAKMLKILNEYSFESISFHGPFRKCNMADLSSNSWKKTLYSYTESFKMASKYNPKFMVLHTNEGIPGKIIDDNLKMEILKQVDYIVNEGKKYGIDIVIENVGINENMVFSQDEYEEFILKNKYKCLIDIGHAYLNEWDIERVIKKLKDNILGFHFHNNDGLYDRHDPISIGKIDYSKIINLVKENVPTGVIVLEYDFSKDRKILLRDWKELEKNLEL; translated from the coding sequence TTGAGTAAAAATATAATACATATAAGTGATTTAATATTTTATGATAAGCCATATAATGAAATTTTAGAATTTTTAAAAGAAAATAATATAAAAAACTTAGAGTTTTTTATAGAACCTCTTGATGAAGAATATACAGCAAAAATGTTAAAAATCTTAAATGAATATAGTTTTGAGAGTATTTCTTTTCATGGACCATTTAGAAAATGTAATATGGCAGATTTATCTTCAAACTCTTGGAAAAAAACCTTATATAGCTATACAGAAAGTTTTAAAATGGCTTCAAAATATAATCCAAAATTCATGGTACTTCATACAAATGAAGGAATACCAGGTAAGATAATAGATGATAATTTAAAAATGGAAATTTTAAAACAAGTAGACTATATAGTGAATGAAGGAAAAAAATATGGAATAGATATAGTTATAGAAAATGTTGGAATAAATGAAAATATGGTTTTTTCTCAAGATGAGTATGAAGAATTTATTTTAAAAAATAAATATAAATGTTTAATAGATATAGGTCATGCTTATTTAAATGAATGGGATATAGAAAGGGTAATAAAAAAATTAAAAGATAATATATTAGGATTTCATTTTCATAATAATGATGGTTTATATGATAGACATGATCCAATTTCAATAGGAAAGATAGATTACTCTAAAATAATAAATTTAGTAAAAGAAAATGTTCCAACTGGAGTTATAGTTTTAGAGTATGATTTCAGTAAAGACAGAAAAATTCTATTAAGAGATTGGAAAGAATTAGAAAAAAATTTAGAATTGTAA
- a CDS encoding TRAP transporter small permease, which yields MKKIYIDDIIASIFMIFTILIVTLNIGMRYFFNSPIRSAEEIATICFIWSVFIGGASCYRKKMHMGIDILTQMLPRKVNKYIEFLVNIVVLTMNAAFFYLSLKFSINSRLKPTAVLGISSIYVNFSLVVGFGLIFIYSIFESIKSYKKLKMKGE from the coding sequence ATGAAAAAAATCTATATAGATGATATCATCGCAAGTATATTTATGATTTTTACAATATTAATAGTAACATTAAATATTGGAATGAGATATTTTTTTAATTCTCCTATAAGAAGTGCAGAAGAAATTGCGACAATTTGTTTTATTTGGTCTGTTTTTATTGGTGGAGCTAGCTGTTATAGAAAAAAAATGCATATGGGAATAGATATATTAACACAAATGTTACCAAGAAAAGTAAATAAGTATATAGAATTTTTAGTAAATATAGTAGTTCTTACAATGAATGCAGCATTCTTTTACTTAAGTTTGAAATTTTCAATAAATTCTAGATTAAAACCAACAGCAGTTTTAGGAATATCTTCTATTTATGTAAATTTTTCATTAGTCGTTGGTTTTGGGCTAATATTTATTTATTCTATATTTGAAAGCATAAAGTCATATAAAAAATTAAAAATGAAGGGAGAATAA
- a CDS encoding LacI family transcriptional regulator, translating into MPKVDSKLIAKLAGVSRSTISRVLNGYSDISEKTKEKILKIIKENGYYPNMSAQILAGKDSKIIGLLVYTGKSSKNANERKKLTESLYYSQLIAEIIDEAENLGYLVLISYISNKKNDWKRIFENGVIDGAIVISGGKKIEEIDELINSKYKIVLLDYEETIFNDFITTIKSNHFYGGYKATEYLIKKGHKNILHLTGEIKRKITLQRARGYLECLKDNNILENKILVAKYDQKVAYDVMEAYIKSNRNFKYTAIFAGNDYIALGAIRALNDNKINVPNKVSVIGYDNMELCEYTSPKITSVNHLGEGIAKKALIELIKILNGKKGGEKEIKLSIFERESVLKIF; encoded by the coding sequence ATGCCTAAAGTGGATAGTAAATTAATAGCAAAACTAGCTGGAGTATCAAGAAGTACTATATCAAGAGTTTTAAATGGATATTCAGATATTTCAGAAAAAACTAAAGAAAAAATTTTAAAAATAATAAAAGAAAATGGCTACTACCCAAATATGTCAGCACAAATACTAGCAGGAAAAGATTCAAAAATTATTGGTTTATTAGTTTACACAGGTAAATCAAGTAAAAATGCAAATGAACGGAAAAAATTGACAGAATCACTATATTACTCACAATTGATTGCTGAAATTATTGATGAAGCTGAAAATTTAGGATACTTAGTTTTAATATCATATATTTCAAATAAAAAAAATGATTGGAAAAGAATTTTTGAAAATGGTGTAATAGATGGAGCTATAGTAATTTCAGGTGGAAAAAAAATAGAGGAAATAGATGAACTAATAAATTCAAAATATAAGATAGTTTTACTTGATTATGAAGAAACAATTTTCAATGATTTTATAACCACCATAAAATCTAACCATTTTTATGGAGGTTATAAAGCAACAGAATACCTTATTAAAAAAGGTCATAAAAATATTTTACATTTAACAGGAGAGATAAAAAGGAAAATAACTCTCCAAAGAGCTAGGGGTTATTTAGAATGTTTGAAGGATAATAATATATTGGAAAATAAAATATTAGTAGCTAAATATGATCAAAAAGTAGCGTATGATGTAATGGAGGCTTATATAAAAAGTAATAGAAACTTTAAATATACTGCTATTTTTGCAGGAAATGATTATATTGCTCTAGGTGCCATTAGAGCTTTAAATGATAATAAAATAAATGTTCCTAACAAAGTTTCAGTGATTGGTTATGATAATATGGAGTTATGTGAATACACAAGTCCAAAGATAACAAGCGTAAATCATTTAGGAGAAGGAATAGCAAAAAAAGCACTAATAGAATTGATAAAAATTTTAAATGGAAAAAAAGGAGGTGAAAAAGAAATTAAATTATCAATTTTTGAAAGAGAAAGTGTTTTAAAAATTTTTTAA